The Paenibacillus sophorae genome has a segment encoding these proteins:
- a CDS encoding acyltransferase family protein, producing MKYFNYKLISIYRTQLMGIAILWIVFFHSTINTSSVPIINTFKTIGYGGVDIFLMLSGLGLYFSCQKDNNVMRFYKRRLLRIIPTYMIVVFIICLLNWYVGEMSLTDVILNLTTLSFWVNSNKIFDWYVPAIFVLYLLTPVFMYYFKSKNKYISVAAAILIGLLITVAITPTPLSYLNIFTIRIPIFFTGFLVGYWIETGKKANFLHLIVYIVMAILGLTFLIVSMKYLSYEFLWNNGFFWYPFILITLPLCVFVATSLQAFSAFGMKKFIFLTFCGTHSLEIYLIHERVLNITAKISRNLSIDNFIYNVICILITFLMAFLLKKSVASFTSKFTRNIRSRKAA from the coding sequence ATGAAATATTTTAATTATAAGCTTATTAGCATATACCGTACTCAGCTGATGGGGATAGCCATATTATGGATTGTATTTTTTCACTCTACTATTAACACCTCCTCTGTTCCGATCATTAATACCTTTAAAACAATTGGATATGGAGGAGTAGATATTTTTTTGATGTTATCTGGTTTGGGGTTATACTTCTCCTGTCAGAAAGACAATAACGTTATGAGATTTTATAAGAGAAGATTGCTGCGTATTATTCCAACTTATATGATAGTCGTATTCATTATTTGTCTCCTTAATTGGTATGTTGGTGAAATGTCGCTCACAGATGTAATTTTGAATTTGACCACCTTAAGCTTTTGGGTAAACTCTAATAAAATATTTGATTGGTATGTGCCTGCAATTTTCGTTCTATATTTACTTACACCCGTATTTATGTACTATTTCAAGTCAAAAAACAAGTATATTTCAGTCGCTGCGGCTATTCTTATTGGATTACTAATAACTGTCGCTATTACACCAACCCCATTATCTTATCTAAATATTTTTACGATAAGAATCCCAATATTTTTCACTGGATTTCTTGTGGGTTATTGGATTGAGACCGGCAAGAAAGCAAACTTCTTACATTTAATAGTATATATAGTGATGGCAATTTTGGGTTTGACCTTTTTAATTGTAAGTATGAAGTATTTATCATATGAGTTTTTGTGGAACAATGGATTTTTTTGGTATCCATTTATCTTGATTACATTACCTTTATGTGTTTTTGTTGCGACTTCTTTACAAGCTTTTTCGGCGTTTGGTATGAAAAAATTTATTTTCTTAACTTTCTGCGGTACACATAGTCTTGAAATATATTTGATCCATGAAAGGGTTTTAAATATTACTGCTAAAATAAGTAGAAATCTAAGTATAGACAATTTTATATATAATGTAATTTGTATTTTAATTACTTTTTTAATGGCATTTTTACTAAAAAAATCAGTAGCTAGCTTTACCTCAAAATTTACGAGAAATATTCGGTCAAGAAAAGCAGCTTAA
- the ltrA gene encoding group II intron reverse transcriptase/maturase: MKAEYRKGCPQRERVEHEEYAGARSAGIRESRERDGATDLLEQILDRDNLNRAYKQVKRNHGAPGIDGMTVEDALPWLQEHRDELLQNIREGRYKPSPVRRKEIPKPDGSGVRKLGIPTVVDRVIQQAIAQQLQPLFEPLFSDGSYGYRPGRSAQQAIRKVKDYAQQGYGHAVEIDLSKYFDTLNHELLMNLLRKQIQNKRVTELIKKYLKSGVMENGVHCKTEEGSPQGGPLSPLLANIYLNEFDQEMNRRGVNVIRYADDIVVLAKSKRAATRLLESCRKYLENKLRLQMNMRKSKVVSVVARKYFKFLGFALGKNRNGVYIRAHGQSLAKAKKKLKELTSRSQGRNVRQVMEKVKVYIRGWIGYYYVADMKRILKSWSEWLRRRLRMYIWKQWKKPRTKVQNLRKLGIPEWQAYQWGNSRLGYWRIAGSPVLSRSITNEKLAQAGYYDFPAQYERLRQLHLNG; this comes from the coding sequence ATGAAAGCAGAATACCGAAAGGGCTGCCCGCAAAGGGAACGTGTGGAACATGAAGAGTATGCGGGAGCGCGGAGTGCCGGCATTCGGGAAAGTAGAGAAAGAGACGGTGCAACAGACTTGCTGGAACAGATTCTGGACAGAGACAATCTGAACAGAGCCTACAAGCAGGTCAAACGCAACCATGGAGCGCCTGGAATCGACGGAATGACCGTAGAAGATGCGCTGCCATGGCTGCAGGAACATAGAGACGAGCTGTTGCAAAATATCCGGGAAGGCCGATACAAGCCAAGCCCGGTACGGCGCAAGGAAATTCCCAAACCCGATGGAAGTGGAGTACGGAAGCTTGGCATACCCACAGTCGTGGACCGAGTGATCCAGCAGGCGATCGCCCAGCAGTTGCAGCCGCTGTTTGAGCCGCTCTTCTCAGACGGAAGTTACGGCTACCGCCCTGGGCGGAGCGCGCAGCAGGCCATCCGTAAGGTGAAAGATTACGCGCAGCAAGGCTATGGTCACGCGGTAGAAATCGACCTTTCGAAATACTTCGACACACTGAACCATGAACTGCTGATGAATCTTTTGCGCAAACAAATTCAGAACAAGCGTGTAACCGAACTGATTAAGAAATATTTGAAAAGTGGGGTTATGGAGAATGGGGTGCACTGCAAAACGGAGGAAGGCTCTCCGCAGGGAGGCCCTTTATCTCCGCTGCTCGCGAACATCTATCTGAACGAATTCGACCAGGAGATGAACAGACGGGGAGTGAACGTTATCCGGTATGCGGATGACATCGTGGTGCTAGCCAAAAGCAAACGGGCAGCGACGCGGCTTCTGGAGTCTTGCCGGAAGTACCTGGAGAACAAATTGAGACTCCAGATGAATATGCGGAAAAGCAAGGTAGTCAGCGTAGTGGCCCGGAAGTATTTCAAATTCCTTGGTTTTGCCCTGGGAAAGAACAGAAATGGGGTGTATATTCGCGCCCATGGGCAATCCCTCGCAAAAGCAAAGAAGAAGCTGAAAGAACTAACGAGCCGCAGTCAGGGCAGGAATGTTCGCCAAGTCATGGAGAAAGTGAAAGTCTACATTCGCGGATGGATCGGCTACTACTATGTAGCCGACATGAAACGGATATTGAAAAGCTGGAGCGAATGGCTGCGAAGACGCCTGCGGATGTACATCTGGAAACAGTGGAAGAAGCCGAGAACCAAGGTACAGAACCTGCGCAAGCTGGGGATACCGGAATGGCAGGCTTACCAGTGGGGGAACTCCCGTCTGGGGTACTGGCGCATCGCCGGAAGCCCGGTGCTGTCTCGTTCCATAACAAACGAAAAGCTCGCACAGGCAGGATATTATGACTTTCCTGCGCAGTACGAGCGTTTACGTCAATTGCACTTAAACGGTTGA
- the trmD gene encoding tRNA (guanosine(37)-N1)-methyltransferase TrmD: MRIDVLTLFPEMCEGVFGTSILGKAREKGIARLNAVNFRDYANNKHSSVDDTPYGGGGGMVLKPEPIFAAVEHLLDNLEGQSESVDELPGMTQGESTNPRIILMCPQGRTFDQRIAEELAKEKHLIFICGHYEGYDERIREHLVTDELSIGDYVLTGGELPALTVIDAVVRLQPGALGNESSAVTDSFSTGLLEYPHYTRPAEFRGWKVPDMLLSGHHANIEAWRREQSLKRTLERRPELLEQAGLTPKDHKLLERLKAELNEARAGSRSEEEKASF; the protein is encoded by the coding sequence ATCAGAATCGATGTGCTGACGCTTTTTCCGGAAATGTGTGAAGGCGTATTTGGGACAAGCATTCTGGGCAAGGCGCGGGAAAAAGGCATCGCCCGGCTGAATGCGGTGAACTTCCGCGATTATGCGAACAACAAGCATAGCAGTGTCGACGACACTCCTTATGGCGGCGGCGGCGGCATGGTGCTCAAGCCCGAGCCGATTTTTGCCGCGGTGGAGCACCTTTTGGACAATCTGGAGGGTCAGTCAGAGTCAGTGGACGAGTTGCCCGGCATGACTCAAGGGGAGAGCACCAATCCTCGCATTATTCTCATGTGCCCGCAAGGCCGGACTTTCGATCAGCGAATCGCAGAGGAGTTGGCCAAGGAGAAGCATCTTATTTTTATTTGCGGACATTACGAGGGCTATGACGAGCGTATCCGCGAGCATCTGGTTACGGATGAGCTGTCCATCGGCGACTATGTGCTGACAGGCGGAGAACTGCCCGCGCTTACAGTCATCGATGCAGTAGTCCGACTGCAGCCGGGAGCGCTTGGGAATGAGTCCTCCGCGGTGACCGATTCGTTCAGTACGGGGCTGCTGGAGTATCCGCATTACACGCGTCCGGCTGAGTTTCGGGGCTGGAAGGTGCCGGATATGCTGCTGAGTGGCCATCATGCCAATATCGAAGCGTGGCGGAGGGAGCAGTCGCTGAAGCGGACGCTGGAACGCAGACCCGAGCTGCTGGAGCAGGCGGGGCTTACACCGAAAGACCATAAGCTGCTGGAGCGGTTGAAAGCGGAATTAAATGAGGCTCGTGCCGGCAGCCGCAGCGAAGAAGAGAAGGCGTCTTTTTAA